In one Rutidosis leptorrhynchoides isolate AG116_Rl617_1_P2 chromosome 8, CSIRO_AGI_Rlap_v1, whole genome shotgun sequence genomic region, the following are encoded:
- the LOC139864748 gene encoding uncharacterized protein, producing MGIPFRDSFYKKVGDGSSTSFWNENWTGKGRLSTIFSRLHRLDADDQATVLDRIDWAVTGPKFKAGWAREPRGRATGEMAELGKIIDDYKFDRDKKDEWKWSLTSNGNFLVKSLTSIIYVQFYSGNSSSYETMRNNLIPKKIEMFVWRATQKRLPVRIELDKRGIDLDTVRCPLCDDEIETVEHSLLFCNKSMDIWNRVFSWWGFGLMSNLSMNEILRGNGPVNMTENGKCVWQAVVWVCAYLIWANRNNVVFRGKGWCIPVAINEIQVKSIEWISHRSRGRKFDWACILVWAVRLKNLVNVS from the exons ATGGGAATTCCATTTCGGGACTCCTTTTACAAGAAAGTTGGTGATGGTTCTTCAACAAGCTTTTGGAACGAGAATTGGACGGGCAAAGGTCGACTCAGCACAATTTTTTCGAGACTACACAGATTAGATGCGGATGATCAGGCAACGGTATTGGACAGAATCGATTGGGCTGTTACTGGGCCAAAATTTAAGGCGGGCTGGGCTCGTGAACCTAGGGGACGAGCTACTGGTGAGATGGCTGAACTTGGAAAAATTATCGACGACTACAAATTTGATCGGGACAAGAAAGACGAATGGAAATGGTCACTCACATCTAACGGTAACTTTTTGGTTAAAAGTCTTACTTCAATTATTTATGTTCAATTTTATTCGGGTAACTCCTCCTCGTATGAAACTATGCGCAATAATTTAATTCCAAAGAAGATAGAAATGTTTGTATGGAGGGCAACTCAAAAACGACTACCCGTTAGGATTGAACTAGATAAGCGAGGTATAGACTTAGACACCGTCCGTTGCCCGTTATGTGATGATGAGATCGAGACCGTTGAACATTCACTATTATTTTGCAATAAGTCTATGGATATTTGGAACCGGGTTTTTTCATGGTGGGGCTTTGGCTTAATGTCCAACCTTAGTATGAATGAAATCCTACGTGGGAATGGGCCGGTTAACATGACGGAAAATGGGAAGTGCGTGTGGCAAGCGGTCGTGTGGGTTTGTGCTTATCTTATTTGGGCAAATAGAAATAATGTTGTTTTTCGAGGAAAAGGTTGGTGCATTCCGGTGGCAATAAACGAGATACAAGTAAAGTCCATTGAATGGATTTCTCATAGATCTCGAGGACGAAAATTCGATTG GGCTTGTATTCTTGTTTGGGCCGTTAGGCTCAAGAATCTTGTAAATGTTTCGTGA